One segment of Macrotis lagotis isolate mMagLag1 chromosome 1, bilby.v1.9.chrom.fasta, whole genome shotgun sequence DNA contains the following:
- the NKX2-2 gene encoding homeobox protein Nkx-2.2: MSLTNTKTGFSVKDILDLPDTNDEDGSVAEGAEEESEGSEPTKRTGVLGPSALEAVQTLPLKNPFYDNSDNPYTRWLASTESIQYSLHGLAAGAPPQDSSAKSPEPSADESPDNDKETPGGGGEAGKKRKRRVLFSKAQTYELERRFRQQRYLSAPEREHLASLIRLTPTQVKIWFQNHRYKMKRARAEKGMEVTPLPSPRRVAVPVLVRDGKPCHTLKAQDLAAATFQAGIPFSAYSAQSLQHMQYNAQYSSASTPQYPTAHHLVQAQQWTW, translated from the exons ATGTCGCTGACCAACACAAAGACGGGCTTTTCGGTCAAGGATATCTTAGACCTTCCTGACACCAACGATGAGGACGGATCGGTGGCGGAGGGGGCAGAGGAAGAGAGCGAGGGGTCGGAGCCTACCAAGAGAACCGGGGTGCTGGGACCGAGCGCCCTGGAAGCAGTACAGACCCTGCCCCTGAAAAATCCTTTCTACGACAACAGCGACAACCCCTACACCCGTTGGCTGGCCAGTACCGAGAGCATCCAGTATTCCT TGCACGGGCTGGCGGCTGGGGCGCCCCCGCAGGACTCCAGCGCTAAATCCCCGGAACCTTCGGCCGACGAGTCGCCGGACAACGACAAGGAGACCCCGGGCGGCGGGGGGGAAGCGGgcaaaaagaggaagaggagggtaCTCTTCTCCAAGGCACAGACCTACGAGCTGGAGCGGCGCTTTCGGCAGCAGCGCTACCTGTCGGCTCCGGAGCGCGAGCACCTGGCCAGCCTCATCCGCCTGACTCCCACACAGGTGAAGATTTGGTTCCAGAACCATCGCTATAAGATGAAACGGGCGCGGGCCGAGAAAGGTATGGAGGTGACCCCCCTGCCCTCCCCACGCCGAGTGGCCGTGCCCGTTTTAGTCAGGGACGGCAAACCCTGCCACACGCTCAAAGCTCAGGACTTGGCCGCAGCCACCTTCCAGGCCGGCATCCCCTTCTCCGCCTACAGCGCCCAGTCGCTCCAGCATATGCAATATAACGCCCAGTACAGCTCCGCCAGCACTCCCCAGTACCCTACAGCGCACCATTTGGTGCAAGCTCAGCAGTGGACTTGGTGA